In Thermus caldifontis, one DNA window encodes the following:
- a CDS encoding ABC transporter substrate-binding protein, whose amino-acid sequence MRRLLSLPLVLFSLAQAQVVIPFWHTAGPPGNSVVEEAIKSFNESQRTYRLEARYVGDYREAGVKLLAALRSGGAPVLFHGELSFLPRLAQEGVALALNPYLQNLPKDLHPEMMRTGQVRGQTYGLPLGLSVPVLYYNKDAFRARGLRPPRTWAEVEEAAGRLTGRTSKGMVISTDIWSFNAIVMSLGGSLVKDGLPAFTSKEVVEALEMLYRMVQKGHAQARNLAEAQFAVADFLRTKAFMGIGPTTALPVVLSQTSLPFAVGLAPLPRREGGAVPLSGAALAVLKGASPEQARGTVAFWLHFLEPKRQAEWVRTTWYLPLRKEAEKELADFLKDPERQGVFAQAEVGRPWSQDPELVVWYSYLEEALERSLKQGVRPVAALEEAQKKALAVERR is encoded by the coding sequence ATGAGGCGGCTTCTCTCCCTGCCCCTGGTCCTTTTTTCCCTCGCTCAGGCCCAGGTGGTCATCCCCTTTTGGCACACGGCAGGCCCACCGGGGAATAGCGTGGTGGAGGAGGCTATAAAGAGCTTCAACGAGTCCCAGCGCACCTACCGCCTGGAAGCCCGGTACGTGGGGGACTACCGGGAAGCGGGGGTAAAGCTCCTGGCCGCTTTGCGCTCGGGAGGGGCCCCGGTCCTTTTCCACGGGGAGCTTTCCTTCCTGCCCCGCTTGGCCCAGGAAGGGGTAGCCTTGGCCCTGAACCCCTACCTGCAAAACCTCCCCAAGGACCTCCACCCGGAGATGATGCGAACGGGCCAGGTCCGGGGCCAGACGTATGGCCTTCCCCTGGGGCTTTCGGTGCCTGTCCTTTACTACAACAAGGATGCCTTCCGCGCCCGGGGCCTTAGGCCCCCCAGGACCTGGGCCGAGGTGGAGGAGGCCGCCGGTAGGCTCACGGGCCGCACCAGCAAGGGGATGGTGATCTCCACCGACATCTGGAGCTTTAACGCCATCGTCATGAGCCTGGGGGGGAGCCTGGTGAAGGATGGGCTTCCCGCCTTCACCTCCAAGGAGGTGGTGGAGGCGTTGGAGATGCTTTACCGCATGGTGCAGAAGGGGCATGCCCAGGCCAGGAACCTGGCGGAGGCCCAGTTTGCCGTGGCCGATTTCCTGCGCACCAAGGCCTTCATGGGCATCGGGCCCACCACGGCCCTGCCCGTGGTCCTCTCCCAAACCTCCTTACCCTTCGCTGTGGGCCTAGCCCCCCTGCCGAGGCGGGAGGGGGGTGCGGTGCCCCTTTCCGGGGCGGCCTTGGCGGTGCTCAAAGGGGCAAGCCCCGAACAGGCCCGGGGGACAGTGGCCTTCTGGCTCCACTTCCTGGAACCCAAACGCCAGGCGGAGTGGGTGCGCACCACCTGGTACCTACCCCTCAGGAAGGAGGCGGAAAAAGAGCTGGCCGATTTCCTGAAAGATCCCGAAAGGCAAGGGGTCTTCGCCCAGGCGGAGGTGGGGCGTCCCTGGAGCCAGGACCCGGAGCTGGTGGTCTGGTATAGCTACCTGGAAGAGGCCCTGGAAAGGAGCCTCAAACAGGGGGTAAGGCCCGTGGCGGCCCTCGAGGAGGCCCAGAAAAAAGCCCTGGCGGTGGAAAGGCGGTAG
- a CDS encoding ABC transporter substrate-binding protein gives MKKLVALVLFLLPGLAQVEVSFWHSMDGPAGRLLSSFAQEFNARQGLYRVTPQYAGDYRDAETKLVASLRTGSQPVLFQAEISFFPRLVGEGRAVALDAYLNLDRAFLEDLFEPAWNYGVMDGKRYGLPLNTSTPVLFYNLDVFRAKGLKAPRNWKEFEEVAKALTSRQAKGFIFVTDPQAWLFEAMVTSRGGNLVREGKPNFTSKEALEALEMLWRLNKAGALSARNMAEATFAQLDFVRTKGMMVMASIANWPAAENFSFAFTLGVAPVPREPGGRVPMGGAQLLVLRGATEAQVRGALEFWKYLMEPGNVARWVEASYYVPVRKSAIPLLEGFYRENPFRKVAFEQIAYAQERPRIPQFSAWASVLAEALERALKGGVPPQRALEEAQRKAEAIR, from the coding sequence ATGAAAAAGCTGGTTGCCCTGGTCCTCTTCCTCCTTCCCGGCCTAGCCCAGGTGGAGGTTTCCTTCTGGCACTCCATGGATGGCCCCGCGGGCCGGCTTCTCTCCAGCTTCGCCCAGGAGTTCAACGCCCGGCAAGGGCTTTACCGGGTCACCCCCCAGTACGCGGGGGACTACCGGGATGCGGAAACCAAACTGGTGGCCTCCTTACGCACGGGAAGCCAACCCGTGCTTTTCCAGGCGGAGATCAGCTTCTTCCCCCGGCTCGTGGGGGAAGGCCGGGCCGTAGCCCTGGACGCCTACCTGAACCTAGACCGGGCCTTCCTGGAAGACCTCTTTGAACCCGCCTGGAACTACGGGGTCATGGATGGCAAGCGTTACGGCCTTCCCCTGAATACCTCCACCCCCGTGCTCTTCTACAACCTGGATGTCTTCCGGGCCAAAGGGCTTAAGGCCCCAAGGAACTGGAAGGAGTTTGAGGAGGTGGCCAAGGCCCTTACCTCCCGCCAGGCCAAGGGCTTCATCTTCGTCACCGACCCCCAGGCCTGGCTTTTTGAGGCCATGGTGACCAGCCGGGGCGGGAACCTGGTGCGGGAAGGCAAACCCAACTTTACCTCCAAGGAGGCCCTGGAGGCCCTGGAGATGCTCTGGCGCCTGAACAAGGCGGGGGCCCTTTCCGCAAGGAACATGGCCGAGGCCACTTTCGCCCAGCTGGACTTCGTGCGCACCAAGGGAATGATGGTCATGGCCTCCATCGCCAACTGGCCCGCCGCCGAGAACTTCTCCTTCGCCTTCACCCTGGGGGTGGCCCCCGTTCCCCGGGAGCCCGGGGGAAGGGTGCCCATGGGCGGAGCCCAGCTTTTAGTCCTGCGGGGGGCCACGGAAGCCCAGGTGCGGGGAGCCCTGGAGTTTTGGAAGTACCTCATGGAACCCGGGAACGTGGCCCGCTGGGTGGAGGCCAGCTACTACGTCCCGGTACGCAAGTCGGCCATCCCCCTCCTGGAGGGCTTCTATCGGGAAAACCCCTTCCGCAAGGTGGCCTTTGAGCAGATCGCCTATGCCCAGGAGCGCCCCCGCATCCCCCAGTTCTCCGCCTGGGCCAGCGTCCTGGCCGAGGCCCTGGAAAGGGCGCTAAAGGGTGGCGTACCTCCCCAGCGAGCCCTGGAGGAGGCCCAGAGAAAAGCGGAGGCCATCCGGTAA